One genomic region from Nitrospinota bacterium encodes:
- a CDS encoding radical SAM protein: MGFFIQTHLTRKCQSRCAHCYQDGWEGADAPVSAWESFIRQTVVDFEPHFGQLTFNVTGGDPLAYAGIWELAEVINSTNSRWSLLSSGAGIDRDIAARLRGLGVESVQISLEGFKPVNDAIRGKGSYARAMSAISVLRSSGVKVSIAATVTAVNADELENFTGWAREENLPLGLHRHIAMGAGAMPGLSGAEWGRVVERMARKRVDGFMVWMNDPLFYVALAGARGLKEFPQKAGFAMKGCSAGVGGVTVMEDGSVYPCRKIPETLGNVFETSLWRIWMDSPLLWRLRRRNESQGPCSSCRWMRLCGGCRAHAMLEGRGLDGADPYCGN; this comes from the coding sequence ATGGGCTTTTTTATACAGACGCACCTGACTCGCAAATGCCAGTCCCGGTGCGCCCATTGCTATCAGGATGGCTGGGAAGGAGCTGACGCGCCAGTTTCCGCCTGGGAATCATTTATCCGCCAGACGGTGGTGGATTTTGAACCCCATTTCGGCCAGCTCACGTTCAACGTAACCGGGGGCGATCCGCTGGCGTACGCGGGGATATGGGAACTGGCGGAGGTTATCAATTCAACCAATAGCCGGTGGAGCCTGCTTTCATCCGGGGCGGGAATAGATAGAGATATCGCCGCAAGGCTTCGCGGGCTGGGGGTGGAGTCCGTTCAGATATCTTTGGAAGGTTTTAAACCGGTTAACGACGCCATCCGGGGCAAGGGCAGTTATGCCCGGGCAATGAGCGCAATATCGGTCTTGCGGTCATCTGGCGTAAAAGTTTCCATTGCCGCCACTGTAACGGCGGTAAACGCCGATGAGCTTGAGAATTTCACCGGGTGGGCGCGGGAAGAAAATCTGCCGCTGGGTCTCCATCGGCACATAGCCATGGGAGCCGGGGCCATGCCAGGGTTGAGCGGCGCTGAATGGGGCAGGGTGGTGGAGCGGATGGCGAGGAAACGGGTTGACGGGTTTATGGTGTGGATGAACGACCCATTGTTTTACGTGGCCCTGGCGGGGGCGCGGGGTTTAAAAGAATTTCCACAAAAAGCGGGCTTCGCCATGAAAGGCTGTTCTGCGGGGGTGGGCGGCGTTACGGTGATGGAGGATGGCTCCGTTTACCCTTGTAGAAAGATTCCTGAAACATTGGGCAACGTTTTTGAAACATCCCTGTGGCGTATCTGGATGGATTCACCACTTTTGTGGCGGCTCCGGCGCAGAAATGAAAGCCAAGGGCCATGTTCATCATGCCGCTGGATGAGGTTATGCGGTGGATGCAGGGCGCATGCTATGTTGGAAGGGAGGGGGCTTGATGGGGCGGATCCTTATTGCGGAAACTGA
- a CDS encoding radical SAM protein — translation MITSRCTLKCSMCAHSGPDGEDFPISAVKGMALQLAELGVKVVYVTGGEPFARKDLRAVVAPMLEEGLEIRLSTNATTVTAKRAEELEGIQDISVSIDGNERVHDRIRGVKGAWKRAVEGIKRIRESQPSSRVSLSFTLMPANMDEINAVFELAETLGVHSVGVQPWAPAFGGAKTWQRNAGQFAKMASTLKNLARLNHPLNCNGAEYYQAAADYVEKGFRRHGKCKAGGRIFTLFPNGGVSPCWAFAATANAIEDGLNKAIQSRGFEAASSGAGEGQCPGCMFYCYYQ, via the coding sequence ATGATCACTTCCAGATGCACCCTCAAATGCTCCATGTGCGCCCATAGCGGGCCGGATGGTGAGGATTTCCCTATAAGCGCCGTGAAGGGCATGGCCCTGCAATTGGCGGAGCTGGGCGTAAAGGTGGTCTATGTCACCGGCGGAGAGCCATTTGCCCGAAAAGATTTGCGCGCTGTGGTTGCGCCCATGCTGGAAGAGGGGCTGGAAATACGCCTAAGTACAAACGCAACCACTGTTACAGCGAAAAGAGCGGAGGAACTTGAGGGGATACAAGACATATCAGTATCCATAGACGGAAACGAAAGAGTACATGACCGTATCCGGGGTGTTAAAGGGGCCTGGAAACGGGCGGTAGAGGGAATCAAGCGAATACGTGAAAGCCAGCCCTCATCAAGGGTGAGCCTTTCTTTCACGTTAATGCCAGCAAACATGGATGAAATAAACGCAGTATTCGAGCTGGCGGAAACGCTGGGGGTTCATAGCGTGGGGGTTCAGCCGTGGGCTCCCGCATTCGGGGGAGCCAAGACATGGCAACGGAACGCTGGACAATTCGCCAAAATGGCGTCGACCCTGAAAAATCTTGCCCGCTTAAACCATCCGCTGAACTGTAACGGGGCTGAATATTACCAGGCCGCCGCTGATTATGTAGAGAAGGGATTCCGCCGACATGGGAAATGCAAAGCAGGCGGACGTATATTCACCTTATTCCCAAATGGCGGCGTTAGCCCGTGCTGGGCCTTCGCCGCCACAGCCAACGCGATTGAGGATGGATTGAATAAGGCGATCCAATCCCGGGGCTTTGAAGCGGCGTCATCCGGCGCTGGCGAGGGCCAATGCCCCGGTTGCATGTTTTATTGTTATTATCAGTAA
- a CDS encoding radical SAM protein: MSHKNVFRMEWERGVVFYEPISGGILSVSSTVPISVQIEAANWFARSVAPLAPAPERSETLRAERATLIPTTRCNLRCSYCYANGGEADLAMPEWLANWAVDHVAQSAEKSGAERIELYFHGGGEPTQAWGLIQSVMERARLRAAEIGASVGFGIATNGLFSQKIRDEIMEKFQLVSLALDGPEQIHNAHRKTSTGAGSFDRVMKTLQAFDEAGFENYAIVSTVAGDTLDRLPDTIRFFAGAAKTREIHLGPVVSAGRAGPAGIDHNERAQARFREALDTAWELGLAVSFPGVSPQAMTEAYCGAVTGNVYVTHDGLVSRCLEACSRAHPMAGVFGVGDVTGEGLMWHGALLNALGKRVVENLPHCASCALKWHCAGDCPARVTYPQRIDNSPTDPARCELKKNIFAHFLGLLATKGPPVEGWPCQIRRFALRMAQGGQWRMEPTVETAPLMVAYLARKGGGAYSQFSDAVATCPGG, from the coding sequence ATGAGCCATAAGAATGTGTTCCGGATGGAATGGGAAAGGGGCGTTGTCTTTTACGAGCCCATTTCTGGCGGAATATTGTCCGTTTCTTCAACCGTCCCAATCTCTGTTCAGATAGAGGCGGCCAACTGGTTTGCGCGAAGCGTAGCCCCGCTGGCCCCGGCGCCAGAGCGTTCGGAAACACTTCGGGCTGAACGGGCCACCTTGATTCCGACCACGAGATGCAACCTTCGTTGCTCTTATTGTTACGCCAACGGCGGCGAGGCGGACCTGGCCATGCCTGAATGGCTGGCCAATTGGGCTGTGGACCATGTGGCGCAATCGGCTGAAAAGAGCGGGGCGGAGCGGATAGAGCTTTATTTCCATGGAGGCGGCGAACCCACCCAGGCATGGGGGTTGATCCAATCAGTCATGGAACGCGCCAGACTCCGGGCGGCGGAGATCGGCGCCTCGGTTGGGTTCGGCATAGCCACCAACGGTCTGTTCAGCCAAAAAATCCGGGACGAGATAATGGAAAAGTTCCAACTGGTATCGCTGGCGCTGGACGGGCCGGAACAGATACATAACGCTCACCGGAAAACATCCACCGGGGCCGGGTCTTTCGATAGGGTGATGAAAACCCTCCAGGCGTTCGATGAGGCGGGGTTTGAAAATTACGCCATCGTGTCCACAGTGGCGGGGGATACGCTGGACCGCCTGCCGGATACGATAAGGTTTTTCGCCGGGGCGGCCAAGACCCGGGAGATACATCTTGGCCCCGTGGTGTCCGCCGGGCGGGCTGGGCCCGCTGGCATAGACCATAATGAACGCGCGCAGGCCCGGTTCCGCGAGGCGCTGGACACGGCATGGGAACTGGGGCTGGCGGTGAGTTTCCCAGGAGTGTCGCCGCAGGCCATGACGGAAGCCTACTGCGGGGCCGTAACGGGAAACGTGTATGTGACCCATGACGGGTTGGTGAGCAGATGCCTGGAGGCATGTTCCCGCGCCCATCCAATGGCAGGGGTTTTTGGCGTGGGGGACGTGACCGGAGAAGGATTGATGTGGCATGGCGCGCTGTTGAACGCCCTGGGGAAACGGGTTGTAGAAAACCTTCCCCATTGCGCATCCTGCGCGCTCAAATGGCATTGCGCCGGCGATTGCCCCGCCAGGGTCACCTATCCGCAACGGATTGATAACAGCCCTACAGACCCTGCCCGGTGTGAACTGAAAAAAAACATATTCGCCCACTTCCTGGGCCTGCTTGCCACAAAAGGCCCACCCGTTGAAGGGTGGCCATGCCAAATCCGCCGATTCGCCCTGCGCATGGCTCAAGGCGGCCAGTGGCGTATGGAGCCAACCGTGGAAACCGCTCCGCTTATGGTGGCTTATCTTGCCCGGAAGGGTGGCGGCGCTTACAGCCAGTTTTCCGATGCTGTGGCTACCTGCCCCGGTGGATGA
- a CDS encoding DUF362 domain-containing protein: MTVNLSHIPATTQPYVSTVDIIRKKLELVFRSWGAPGELLAIKCHFGERGATRYLRPLYVRAVADAARNAGMKPFATDTVVLYKGSRSTAVGYLETASAHGFTADSIGCPLIISDGMRGEFGVALPPVNGGPAYMGAGSLQGVRHMAVLSHITLHGFTGVAGAIKNVGMGLMSSAGKAAIHGATKPLMDTSKCSACGECLKTCGHGALELVDGAIRRLDTACTGCCHCMGPCRQGVYSLDDGQLENFSHRLTEAAAAFLAGRRSVFINGVVDVTPQCDCASFTHAPVYTDAGFVIAADPFMADRASVELMEREKPLESGVWKLWSNQMASGEKFFGMKEIVWETITN, translated from the coding sequence GTGACCGTAAATTTAAGCCACATACCGGCCACGACCCAGCCGTATGTATCCACCGTGGACATCATCAGGAAAAAGCTGGAGCTGGTATTCCGTTCTTGGGGCGCTCCCGGCGAACTTTTGGCCATCAAGTGTCATTTCGGGGAAAGGGGCGCCACAAGATATTTAAGGCCTCTTTATGTGCGGGCAGTGGCGGATGCGGCCAGAAACGCCGGTATGAAACCTTTCGCGACAGACACCGTGGTTTTGTACAAAGGCTCCCGAAGCACGGCGGTGGGTTATCTGGAGACCGCCTCGGCGCATGGTTTCACCGCAGACTCCATTGGGTGCCCGTTGATAATCTCCGACGGCATGCGGGGGGAGTTTGGCGTAGCCCTGCCCCCGGTGAACGGAGGCCCGGCTTACATGGGCGCCGGGTCTTTACAGGGTGTGCGGCACATGGCTGTTCTTTCCCACATAACCCTTCACGGGTTCACGGGAGTGGCTGGGGCCATAAAGAACGTTGGGATGGGGCTCATGTCTTCGGCGGGTAAAGCCGCCATACATGGGGCCACCAAGCCGTTGATGGATACCTCCAAATGCTCCGCCTGCGGCGAATGTCTGAAAACGTGTGGGCATGGGGCTTTGGAATTGGTTGATGGAGCAATACGGCGGCTGGACACAGCCTGCACCGGTTGTTGCCATTGCATGGGGCCATGCAGGCAAGGGGTTTACAGCCTGGACGACGGCCAGCTGGAAAACTTTTCGCACAGGCTTACCGAGGCCGCCGCCGCGTTTCTGGCCGGGCGCCGCTCGGTTTTCATTAACGGTGTGGTGGATGTAACCCCCCAGTGCGATTGCGCCTCGTTCACCCACGCCCCTGTTTACACTGACGCCGGTTTTGTAATCGCCGCCGACCCCTTCATGGCGGACAGGGCCAGCGTGGAGCTTATGGAGCGTGAAAAACCGCTGGAGAGCGGCGTTTGGAAACTTTGGAGCAACCAGATGGCAAGTGGTGAAAAATTCTTCGGAATGAAGGAGATCGTATGGGAAACGATAACAAACTGA
- a CDS encoding radical SAM protein — protein sequence MDPFLGSVLTFAEAKREPAVVCIEVTHRCNLRCAHCYNPPASGAYRDSRAELSTGSIIEIIRSVLYPGRTAICFTGGEPLCRKDIETFIKTAHRRKFANIHLDTNGVLLTANVARLLKKAGLGSAQISLDGLRDAHDKRRGRGCFDKVTENIASAVAWGIRVTVNMTIDSSNVEEVAALYQLSSGLGAYQFKVEPMLAKGRAAGKDFGDLSPEIIKKTCEQIRLISPNNGTALALDNLYEAAMSGEKTLGCPSSRSFCHITKEGRMFHCPVFTEFAGEGEDVTGGRFAQVWRASGFMQKMRDPETYREACGDCAHLAECCGGCHARAAIATGSFFGRDPMCQVLNKRREAP from the coding sequence ATGGATCCTTTTCTCGGCTCGGTGTTAACGTTTGCGGAGGCGAAGCGGGAGCCTGCCGTGGTGTGTATCGAGGTTACCCACCGTTGCAACCTGCGATGCGCCCATTGCTACAACCCTCCAGCCTCTGGCGCCTATCGTGACAGCCGGGCGGAGCTTTCCACCGGATCGATCATAGAAATAATACGTTCGGTTTTGTATCCAGGGCGGACAGCCATATGTTTCACAGGTGGTGAGCCTCTTTGCCGAAAGGATATTGAAACCTTTATAAAAACCGCTCACCGTAGAAAATTCGCCAATATCCATCTGGACACCAACGGCGTTTTACTTACCGCCAACGTGGCGCGCCTGCTGAAAAAAGCCGGGCTTGGGAGCGCGCAGATTAGCCTGGACGGTTTGAGGGATGCCCACGATAAAAGAAGGGGCCGCGGATGTTTTGACAAGGTGACGGAGAATATCGCCTCAGCCGTGGCCTGGGGGATCCGGGTAACGGTGAACATGACCATAGACTCCTCTAATGTGGAGGAGGTGGCCGCGCTCTATCAACTGAGCTCCGGGTTGGGGGCATACCAGTTCAAGGTGGAGCCCATGCTGGCCAAAGGCCGCGCCGCCGGGAAGGATTTTGGCGACCTTTCGCCAGAGATAATCAAAAAGACCTGCGAGCAGATAAGGTTGATCTCCCCAAATAACGGAACAGCGTTGGCGCTGGACAATTTGTACGAAGCCGCCATGAGCGGCGAGAAAACCCTTGGTTGCCCCTCCAGCCGGTCGTTCTGCCACATCACCAAAGAGGGGCGCATGTTTCATTGCCCGGTGTTCACGGAGTTCGCCGGGGAGGGGGAAGATGTCACCGGCGGCAGGTTCGCCCAGGTATGGCGCGCCAGCGGGTTCATGCAAAAGATGAGGGATCCGGAGACGTACCGTGAGGCCTGCGGCGATTGCGCCCATCTGGCCGAATGTTGCGGTGGATGCCACGCCCGCGCCGCCATCGCCACAGGGTCTTTTTTTGGCCGCGACCCCATGTGCCAGGTCCTAAATAAAAGAAGGGAAGCTCCGTGA
- a CDS encoding CBS domain-containing protein: MTRKVISASPDQTVEDALSLMLKNRVAHLPVLERGNLVGILSDRDLRTLISPKKHKSAKAKGKEPFSKKVRDVMTKSVITADAGMNIHDAAKMMLRLKIGCLPVIDNNKMEGIITKDDLLDVFVELLRTLQQSSSIYIELMDEIDDCSTVFSVLQKHKARVLSYSATPAGNGHRQICHFRLGRCPVKKITQDLAKKGVKVLEAFGEDL, translated from the coding sequence ATGACAAGAAAAGTTATATCCGCCTCGCCGGATCAAACCGTTGAGGACGCGTTGAGCCTTATGCTCAAAAACCGGGTGGCCCATTTGCCGGTGCTTGAACGCGGAAATCTGGTGGGCATCCTTTCTGACAGGGACCTGCGAACCCTCATCTCCCCTAAGAAACATAAATCCGCCAAAGCGAAGGGGAAAGAGCCGTTCAGCAAAAAAGTGCGCGATGTGATGACCAAGTCCGTTATCACGGCGGACGCTGGCATGAACATCCACGACGCGGCCAAGATGATGCTCCGGCTCAAGATAGGTTGTCTGCCGGTGATAGATAACAACAAGATGGAAGGCATCATTACCAAAGACGACCTTCTGGACGTTTTTGTGGAGCTTCTGAGGACCCTCCAGCAATCATCCAGTATTTACATCGAGCTGATGGATGAAATTGACGATTGTTCCACGGTGTTCTCGGTTCTCCAAAAACATAAAGCCCGGGTTTTAAGCTATTCAGCCACCCCGGCCGGTAACGGCCACCGGCAGATCTGCCATTTCAGGCTGGGAAGATGCCCGGTGAAAAAGATAACCCAGGACCTTGCAAAGAAAGGCGTTAAAGTTCTGGAGGCTTTCGGCGAGGATCTCTAG
- the amrS gene encoding AmmeMemoRadiSam system radical SAM enzyme yields the protein MKPPPGARPALYWEPMDKGRVRCRLCPFNCVLSECKTGICAGKTNVGGILYAVNYAFTTSINLDPMEKKPLYHFYPGSSILSIGPNGCNMACDFCQNYYISQQSAPTERLMPEEAAALAVSYGSVGLAYTYAEPLIWYEYVLDTSKEVRKAGLKNVLVTNGMINPEPMMELLPYTDAMNIDIKSMDPAFYRKVCHGMLEPVLETVKLTFARTHVEITNLVIPGFNDSDEMFHQLTDFLADLSPYIPLHFSRYHPDYKLHAPPTPLDTLLRAARIASEKLKYVYIGNVHTDTHNQTKCPFCGKIVIERGGFSVYRVSLTKGKCNFCGGDTGVIM from the coding sequence ATGAAACCGCCTCCCGGGGCCCGCCCGGCCCTTTATTGGGAGCCGATGGACAAAGGGCGCGTGCGATGCCGCCTTTGTCCGTTCAACTGCGTTCTTTCCGAATGCAAAACGGGAATTTGCGCCGGAAAGACCAACGTGGGGGGCATACTTTACGCCGTAAATTACGCATTCACCACTTCCATCAACCTCGACCCGATGGAAAAAAAGCCTCTCTATCATTTTTACCCCGGCTCTTCCATCCTCTCCATCGGCCCTAACGGATGTAACATGGCTTGCGACTTCTGCCAGAACTATTACATATCCCAGCAATCGGCCCCGACTGAGCGGCTTATGCCTGAAGAGGCGGCGGCGCTGGCGGTCTCTTACGGATCTGTGGGACTGGCGTACACCTATGCCGAACCGCTTATCTGGTACGAGTATGTGCTGGACACCTCAAAGGAGGTTCGCAAGGCCGGGCTCAAGAATGTGCTGGTGACCAACGGCATGATAAACCCGGAGCCGATGATGGAACTTTTGCCCTACACCGACGCCATGAATATAGACATAAAATCAATGGATCCGGCGTTTTACAGAAAGGTCTGCCACGGTATGCTGGAGCCTGTGCTGGAGACGGTGAAACTGACTTTCGCCCGGACCCACGTGGAGATAACCAATCTGGTCATCCCCGGGTTCAACGACAGCGATGAGATGTTCCACCAGCTTACCGATTTCCTGGCGGACTTGAGCCCCTACATACCACTGCATTTTTCCAGGTACCATCCGGATTACAAGCTCCACGCTCCGCCTACGCCGTTGGATACGCTGTTGAGGGCGGCCCGTATCGCCTCCGAAAAGCTGAAGTACGTATATATAGGGAACGTGCATACGGACACCCATAACCAGACCAAATGCCCGTTCTGCGGGAAGATTGTTATTGAACGGGGCGGGTTCAGCGTTTACAGGGTTTCTTTGACGAAGGGTAAATGCAACTTCTGCGGGGGAGACACCGGGGTGATAATGTGA
- a CDS encoding MFS transporter: protein MPREKRIVALASMAHYLIHMNILIFPAIVMPFSREMGLSIAEVFPLSFMMYFLYGALALPAGYVADLWSKSALLKICMFGVGIGSLLAGMSTSVTDFTMALAVIGLFCGLYHPVGLGLIAKEIEEQGKAHGINGIFGALGEASAPLLAGLTLLFFDWRWVYIIAGMLGIAGFFLGGLFSFDERPHHEIEAVKGKDTHKKEYWLYFAILCFAMTLGGFTYRANLTALPAYFEMRASELVGIIASFTPSTGANAGSGAAGLLVSTLYMFTIAGQYVGGRIADAMDLRKAYFMVQTMALPFVAAMFFLTDMPLYVVTGLFLFFSLGMQPIENSLVTKFLPRRWLSTGYGIKFTFTFGLGSIAVYEVAAIEKWRGLNWIYAALTGQVLLLSLTAALLIALTYKRLPRVMNKEPRDTTERQVYAEMKEDAV from the coding sequence GTGCCGCGGGAAAAAAGGATTGTGGCCCTGGCCAGCATGGCCCACTACCTCATACATATGAACATCCTCATATTCCCGGCCATCGTCATGCCCTTTTCCCGGGAAATGGGGCTCTCTATCGCAGAGGTGTTCCCGCTGAGTTTCATGATGTATTTCCTGTACGGCGCCCTGGCCCTTCCTGCGGGTTATGTGGCCGATCTCTGGTCCAAATCCGCCTTGCTCAAAATATGCATGTTTGGGGTGGGGATAGGCTCTTTATTGGCCGGGATGTCCACCAGTGTTACCGATTTCACCATGGCCCTGGCGGTGATAGGGCTATTCTGCGGACTATATCATCCCGTGGGGCTGGGATTGATCGCCAAGGAGATAGAGGAGCAGGGGAAAGCCCACGGCATAAACGGCATTTTCGGGGCGCTGGGCGAGGCTTCCGCCCCTTTGCTGGCCGGGCTGACCCTGCTGTTTTTCGACTGGCGATGGGTGTATATCATCGCCGGTATGCTGGGCATCGCCGGGTTTTTCCTGGGAGGCCTCTTTTCATTTGATGAACGCCCCCATCATGAAATTGAGGCTGTGAAAGGGAAAGACACCCATAAAAAAGAATATTGGCTGTATTTCGCCATCCTCTGTTTCGCCATGACGCTTGGCGGTTTCACGTACCGGGCGAACCTAACGGCGTTGCCCGCTTATTTCGAGATGCGGGCCAGCGAGCTGGTGGGTATTATCGCCAGCTTCACCCCGTCCACCGGGGCAAACGCCGGTTCCGGCGCGGCGGGCCTGCTGGTATCCACCCTGTATATGTTCACCATCGCCGGGCAGTATGTGGGGGGCAGGATAGCCGACGCCATGGACCTGCGCAAAGCCTATTTCATGGTTCAAACCATGGCTTTGCCTTTCGTGGCGGCCATGTTCTTTTTGACCGACATGCCTTTATATGTCGTCACGGGGTTGTTCCTTTTCTTCTCGCTGGGGATGCAACCTATAGAGAACAGCCTGGTGACAAAATTCCTGCCCCGCCGCTGGCTGTCCACAGGGTACGGCATAAAGTTCACCTTTACCTTCGGGCTGGGCTCCATAGCGGTTTACGAGGTGGCGGCCATCGAAAAATGGCGCGGGTTGAACTGGATATACGCGGCTCTCACGGGGCAGGTTTTGCTATTGTCGCTCACGGCGGCGCTCTTAATCGCGCTGACGTATAAAAGATTGCCTCGTGTTATGAACAAGGAGCCGCGCGACACCACTGAACGCCAAGTGTATGCGGAAATGAAGGAAGACGCGGTGTAG
- a CDS encoding acetate--CoA ligase family protein, with protein sequence MLEPLLYPESVAVIGASKSPGKVGYEILNNLVKGGFAGELIPVNPTADEIMGVKCFPDITKHEGPVDLSVIAVPTAAVKAAVEGSIKAGVKAIIVITAGFKETGHDGAELEKEIAAICAARNVRIMGPNCLGLINTHHKFNASFARRMPHTGGISVISQSGALCTAILDWAAERHTGLAKLISFGNKADLNESDFLRALGRDEDTRVIMGYLENITNGDEFIKVAEDVANRKPVVLLKVGSTKAGMKAASSHTGSLAGADIAYGAAFKRAGVIRVETFEALFDYSTAFSMQPLPKGDRVAIITNAGGPGIMAADAVEKSGMKVTTLGIDTASELSCKLPAAASIGNPIDVLGDADPERYALALRAAQEDDTVDAIIVILTPQAMTKPAETARALAGCVRGEKPILAAFMGGADVLPGREELAAASLPDYPSPERAVAALKAMHDYVLWRKRPPRIIAKFPVNRRRVERIITHHMRANRLQIGEVMAKEILKAYGFNVPEGQLAANAEEALDVADRIGYPVAMKIASPDIIHKSDFGGVRLGLINAEAVTDAFDLMMARIKRRSPDVQLEGVYVEKMATRGREVIVGMTRDPQFGPMLMFGLGGIFVEVMKDVTFYLAPITAEDAMQMLKSTRSYALLKGARGQRPVDLNAIAQGLQRISQLATDFPQIAELDINPFIVGEVGAEPTVADARITLSLDVKP encoded by the coding sequence ATGCTGGAACCTCTTTTGTATCCTGAATCGGTAGCGGTCATTGGCGCCTCCAAATCGCCAGGCAAGGTTGGCTACGAGATACTCAACAACCTTGTGAAAGGCGGTTTTGCCGGGGAACTCATCCCCGTAAACCCCACCGCCGACGAAATCATGGGGGTAAAGTGCTTCCCCGACATCACCAAACACGAAGGCCCGGTGGACCTTTCGGTTATCGCCGTTCCCACGGCGGCGGTGAAAGCGGCGGTTGAGGGCTCCATAAAAGCCGGGGTGAAGGCAATCATCGTCATCACCGCCGGGTTTAAGGAAACCGGCCATGACGGAGCCGAGCTTGAAAAAGAGATAGCGGCCATCTGCGCCGCCCGCAACGTGCGCATCATGGGCCCCAACTGCCTGGGGCTGATAAACACCCATCACAAGTTCAACGCCTCTTTCGCCCGGCGGATGCCCCACACGGGGGGAATCTCGGTTATCTCCCAGTCCGGCGCGTTATGCACCGCCATACTGGACTGGGCGGCGGAGCGGCACACCGGCCTTGCGAAACTCATCAGTTTCGGCAACAAGGCGGATTTGAACGAGAGCGATTTCCTGCGCGCCCTGGGCCGGGACGAAGACACCCGCGTGATAATGGGGTATCTGGAAAACATCACCAACGGCGACGAGTTCATAAAAGTGGCCGAAGACGTGGCCAACCGCAAACCGGTGGTCCTGCTGAAAGTGGGCTCCACCAAGGCGGGAATGAAAGCGGCCTCGTCCCACACTGGCAGTCTGGCCGGGGCGGACATAGCCTATGGCGCCGCCTTCAAACGGGCCGGCGTTATAAGGGTGGAAACCTTCGAGGCGCTGTTCGATTATTCCACGGCCTTCTCCATGCAACCGTTGCCCAAAGGCGACCGGGTGGCCATAATCACCAACGCCGGGGGGCCGGGCATCATGGCGGCGGACGCGGTGGAAAAATCCGGCATGAAAGTGACCACCCTTGGGATAGACACTGCCTCGGAACTTTCGTGCAAACTACCGGCGGCCGCTTCCATAGGGAACCCCATAGACGTGCTGGGAGACGCGGATCCGGAGCGTTACGCCCTGGCCCTGCGCGCCGCGCAGGAAGACGACACGGTGGACGCCATCATAGTGATCCTCACCCCCCAGGCAATGACCAAACCGGCGGAGACCGCCAGAGCCCTGGCCGGATGTGTGCGGGGCGAAAAACCAATATTGGCGGCTTTCATGGGCGGGGCCGATGTCCTGCCGGGGCGGGAGGAGCTTGCGGCGGCCAGCCTGCCGGATTACCCGTCGCCAGAACGGGCCGTGGCGGCGCTGAAAGCGATGCATGACTATGTGTTATGGCGCAAACGCCCGCCGAGGATAATCGCCAAATTCCCAGTGAACCGGCGGCGGGTGGAGCGGATAATCACCCACCACATGCGGGCGAACCGTCTGCAAATCGGCGAGGTGATGGCCAAGGAGATTCTTAAAGCTTACGGGTTTAACGTGCCCGAGGGCCAACTGGCCGCCAACGCCGAGGAGGCGCTGGACGTGGCCGACCGCATAGGCTACCCCGTGGCCATGAAGATCGCCTCGCCGGATATCATCCACAAGTCAGATTTCGGCGGTGTGCGGCTGGGGCTTATCAACGCCGAAGCGGTAACGGACGCTTTCGACCTGATGATGGCGCGGATAAAGCGCCGGTCGCCGGACGTTCAGCTTGAAGGGGTGTACGTGGAGAAGATGGCCACCCGGGGCCGGGAGGTTATCGTTGGGATGACGCGGGATCCGCAGTTCGGCCCTATGCTCATGTTCGGCCTGGGCGGCATATTCGTGGAAGTGATGAAAGACGTCACATTCTATCTGGCCCCCATAACCGCCGAGGACGCCATGCAGATGCTCAAGTCCACCCGCTCATACGCGCTTCTCAAGGGGGCGCGGGGCCAGCGCCCGGTGGACCTTAACGCCATAGCCCAGGGATTACAGCGCATCAGCCAGCTGGCCACCGATTTCCCGCAGATAGCCGAGCTGGACATCAACCCCTTCATAGTCGGCGAGGTGGGCGCGGAACCCACTGTGGCGGACGCCAGGATAACCCTTTCGCTGGATGTAAAACCATGA